In one Trichosurus vulpecula isolate mTriVul1 chromosome 8, mTriVul1.pri, whole genome shotgun sequence genomic region, the following are encoded:
- the LOC118829711 gene encoding ribonuclease 8-like, with protein MFSVTEGIPPGFTPAQWFNLQHVQYPKMKASSDNAYCDRRMRRINKHLPLCKSFNSFLDYPLNRVIRVCFQRNANCSNPTYTNCHNSTTAVTVTQCRLTGGTYPTCSYSGRAKQAYFVVACRRPLRADHSTSPLLPTHLDRT; from the coding sequence ATGTTCTCAGTCACTGAAGGGATTCCTCCTGGTTTCACTCCAGCTCAGTGGTTCAATCTGCAGCATGTGCAGTATCCCAAGATGAAGGCCTCCAGTGACAATGCATATTGCGACAGACGAATGAGACGAATCAATAAACATCTCCCTCTGTGTAAATCCTTCAACAGCTTCCTGGACTACCCGCTTAACAGAGTCATCAGGGTTTGTTTCCAGCGCAATGCCAACTGTTCGAATCCAACATACACCAACTGCCATAATAGTACAACAGCTGTCACTGTCACCCAGTGTCGATTGACCGGAGGAACTTATCCCACTTGCAGCTACAGTGGTAGAGCTAAACAGGCATACTTTGTTGTTGCCTGTAGGCGCCCCTTGCGAGCAGACCATAGTACAAGTCCATTGCTTCCTACACATTTGGATCGCACTTAG